From the genome of Anopheles funestus chromosome 2RL, idAnoFuneDA-416_04, whole genome shotgun sequence:
TACGATTATTTCAACACGCGCTCGCACTATCCCCGAAGCATCCGGAAATTCTCACCAAATACGGTGAATTCCTTGAGCACAACCAGCAGGACGTAGTGTCGGCCGATCAGTACTACACCCAAGCACTCACGGTTAATCCGTACTATTCGGAAGCCCTGGCCAACCGAGAGCGTACGGCACACATTGTGGAGCAGATGGATGCCAAACGGTTCGAAGCGTTGGATCGGAAGCGCGATGCGTTAAGCTCGGTGCACGCATCCAACATGGCACTGAAACGAGCGGAAAAGGAAGCTTACATTCAGCACATTTACcattcggtcggtatcgagGGTAATACGATGAGTTTAGCACAAACGCGTTCGATTCTGGAGACGCGCATGGCCGTCGATGGGAAGAGTATCGACGAGCATAACGAAATTCTTGGTCTGGACGCGGCCCTGAAGTATATCAACGCAACGCtggtaaacaaaaacgatTACATTACCCTGAAGGACATCCTGGAGATACATCGGCGTGTGCTTGGCCACGTGGATCCAATCGAGGGTGGTGAGTTTCGTCGGACGCAGGTTTACGTCGGCGGTCACATCCCACCCGGACCCGGTGATTTGGCGATCTTGATGGGACGCTTCGAGAACTGGCTCAATTCGGAGCAGGTGTTTCTGATGCATCCGGTCAAGTATGCGGCAATGGCACACTACAAACTGGTACACATACATCCATTTAGTGATGGTAATGGTCGCACGTCGCGATTACTAATGAACACGCTGTTAATGCGTGCCGGTTATCCGCCGGTGATAATACAGAAACAGCATCGGCACAAGTACTACAACTTTTTGCAGCTGGCCAACGAGGGTGATATTCGTCCGTTTGTGCGATTTATTGCGGATTGTACGGAGCGCACGCTGGATCTTTATCTGTGGGCAACGAGTGAACTGTCCCATCCGGTTCCCTTGCTGGCGCAGGAAAGCATGGAGGGTATGCCGTTAATTTTTAACAGTTTTACCGACTACGGAGCCGATGTTGGTAGCGGTGCTGGTGATACGATACGGATAGGTGTTATTTGGTTGGTTAACGATTGTCTTTAAGCCGTAGTGCTTTTTATTAATAGagttattctttttcttccctcccCACAGATATTGGCTTCTACTAGCCCTGGCTGGAACAGTGGCTTTTGGTGCACCACATCTTCCCATCATCACAAGCGTTTGGTggagtgtgttttgtttgtacatagttttgttattttgcacACGTATTTTAAATGCCGTCTTCTCATATAAGCTTGTTAACTTATTGTCCGTTTTTAAACTGTCTTCTCGTTACCTTCTACCATTTACAAAGAAACAGTCCGTTATGAAATGAGCGTCAAGTACCATGTGATCGAATCACGCAGGTTACCCGCGAACGGGGAAGCTATATTACGGGGAACCTACcaaaacgcacagaaacggaaTTACAACAATCCGTATATAGTCAATCGAAACTACAAATATGAGTCCTACTACTGTTTTGTGATACTGTGATTATTTTTAGAAACTATAGTAGAATCCAAAATGTACAATAAACTAGCAAATTTTAATCATCATACAGTATAGTTTAAAGGACATAGGAAATTATCGAACACCGAACATGTAAAGAGAGCCAAAAGAAAATTCCAGAAAATGTGGCAAAGTGCTGTGCAGGGTTCGTATCCTACTATTCTGAACGGTGTTCAAAGGTGTATCATAAAAAGTTATTTAATGTTTGGTTTTCATAAATATGAAATGCACAATCAATCCAATATAAAGAAGAtatcaaacaattttgaagaattttttttagccAATCCAAATTTAATCAAGAAACGCAAATGTCCGAACTGGATATTGCATAGTGGGATGGCGCAATTATTTTAGGTAAGTTATGCgcacaaatatttcattatcaaTCTATCACACACTACACAAAATGtagaatttttatatttttattttattcttgttttgttcacaccgaaattttaataatgaaaCTGTGGAATAAAACACTCGAAAGCAATACATTCATTTCGTCCATTAACCAACCAGTGTGCAGCTGTCAACGCGCACATGACAGTTCAACGTCAACGGATTTTTACTGCGTTGTTTTGCGTCGTTTAGCGAAAAGTTTTGGCTTGTTTTTCCTGTGCGGCAACGCGTTTGTTGTAATGTTATCCCCGCGGATGCATCGAACCCGATGCATTGCATTAGTGTTGTGAATTCGTGTACTACTCCGTAACTTCCATCGAACCACAGTGGTGGGTGTGCAGCGGCGAACGAGTAAAGTGCATCgctttgatttgtttacatccACGTGCGTTGTGCACTGTTGGCGACGATCTGTGCTGTTCCGGGCTTAGGCGAGGCGTACATGTTTCTTGGTGGCCGGCAAACATGGGTGCCAGCTCCGCCAGTGCCATCAACATGATGGATACGATGGATGACCACGTTTACTGCAACTCGACCACGACCACGGTAGCCGCTCCGGTTACGGTGACTTCACCGAGTGCAGTCACTACCTCCACCACGGCGACAACGGTGGCAGCCGGGTCACGCGAGCTTCCAAAACTGGCAATCGTGGCACAGGAATCGTGTAACAGCGATGACCAATTCCAACAGTCGTCCCCGTCACAGTATTCaccgtcaccatcatcaccgttGCCATCTTCGCCGCAGCCGGCATCACCGCGACCATCCTCACCGGTACCGTCGTCGTCCGTTCCTTCCTCTCCAGCACCTTCTTCGCCGTTGCCTTCGATGGAGGACGAGACGCTGATGATGGAAGACGATGAAACCGAAGCGGATGCATCGTACGAGGACGAAAGGAATGTGCAGCTTAATAGTAATGTGGAACCAGCCGTTGAGAACGAGGCTGAGGCAGAGTTCGTGAACGACGTGTATGATTACGGGGCGCACAATGGAAACGACGCCCCACTGATCAATCCGGACGAAAGCGAATACGATGAGGAGGAAAGTGAGGAGGACGGTAACGATGAGGATGATTACTATTCGAACAATGTTGCCTCGGACAGTGGAGTATTGACGGACGATCAGCAAGGAGATGATCCCGGTGATGGCAACAATGGTCCGGTAATGGATGAAGCGTTAGTGGCAAGAAAGGAGGTTAAGCAGCTGCAATCCatcctgctgctgcatctcgatCTCATACAGGAACAAGGCGACCAGATACTGAACAAGGACAAGATGATCATCCGGCTGAAGGATGAAAATGAGGTGCTGAAGCACCAGCTCGATATGGCTAATCGACGCGTTTCGTTGCTGATGTTGCAGCTGCAACAGAACGGTCTGGCACTGCCGGTCGATGAGCAGCAGCCGATGATCATGCAACAACCGAAGCAGGAAGGAACCGTTTCACCATTAACAATTCGCAGCCAGATGGAAAATGGACGGTTGAGAACGATCATCATGAAATCGTCCTCATCGCCACCGTTCGTTTCGTCGAGCGTAACGGACGGTGCACTTTTCGGACCGTGCCTACCGATACGCAACCCGGAGGTTAGTAGCACTGTATCCCCTGCGAAGGAAGATCTCGCGGACGATATAGTGCTACAGAGTGATGCACTGCAGTCTCCTTACTACAATGACGAGGACGATAATGATGGTGACgaagaagaggaggaagaggaggaagaggaggatgaggacgatgaagaggaggaagaattCCACACGGAAAACAATGAAGTGGATGGGGAAATCTTTCTAAACTATTCCAAATCGGACGATGATGAATCTCTTTCGCCCCGAATGAACGACGATTTCGATGAGCAGCAGgatgaggaagaggaggataatggggaggaggaggaagggCAGGATTTGTACAACGAGCAACaggcacagcaacagcagcaccagcaacaacaacaacagtatgTGCTGCTTCAACAGCCTCAACATGTGTACGAGAATTACGACGGCATGCAGCAGCAGGCGGAAGTGATGGATGATGAAGAGGAGGGTGGATACGAGTCGAATGGTATGGGCGAGGAAGATGATAATCCGATGCAGTACGCCAGCGATGATCAGGGTGGCAACTACGACGACACACCGATGGTAATGATCGATGATGGAGCTGTGGAAGTTACGATGGAAACCGATTCTCCGGCATCGCAAGAATCGTCCCAAGATTCGCACGAATCGCAAGACTCGCAAGATTCACAAGGGTCGCAGGTGTACCAGGAATCGCAGAACTCATCGCAGCACGCGTCCATGGGCGGCAATAATGGGCTGGAAGTGAACGTTCCCTTCGTCGAGAGTACGGTCGGTAGTGAGGGTGAACAGCCGGAGGACGATGATTGTAAGGTGGTTAAGGTGGAAGGTGGCGGAATGCCGGTAGAGGATGGGGCCCAATCCACGGAAGTAACAACCGGTGGTACACAGGACTCGTTGGAGACGGAGTACGGCTGCACAAGTGAACCGACGGAGAGTAGTGAAAATGGTCATGAAAAGCGTCACAATCCGGGTGGTTCTCGTCAGCGCTTCAATCCAACGCTGCACTGTCCTTCGGGCAACTCTTCCGATGGGAGTATGGCGGCAAAGCGCAACTGTAAACCGACCCCGGCTTATATGGTCACGCAGAAGCAGTACATCAGTTGCAGCTGGAAGGACGATGCGGTTACCGCCGAGCTGGAGAAGTTGCTCTCGAACGAGGCGGCCGAGCTGGAGATCCCGTCCTGGACGGTGATCGAGGACGACGATGAAGAACCGACGGAGGAAGGACGCGATCATCCACCGGGGGCAGCTGGTGAGGAGGAATCGGTTTCGGCTAGTGAACCTTCGCGCGAAAACATAAGCGATGAGGCGTACTCCAAACGTCACATCAAGCTCGAGATCGATGAGCGGCGTCGAAAGAAGTGGGACGTCCAGCGGATACGCGAGCAGAAAAATATCGAGCGATTGAAGAAGCGCCAGCTGAAGGAACAACCGACCGAACAGGATACGCAGAAAACGATCACCACCCTCTACCCGACGGTGGACACGCTTAAGTATATTCAGGTGACGGACGACGTACCGGTACAGGCGTTCGGTGAGCTTATTCCGCTTCTTCCACCCAGCGGTAGCTTTTCATTGCCGTGGAATCAGCTTAAGGCGGGTCCTTCGTTTGCGAATCCCCaatcctcctcctcctcctcctcgtcCACCATGTCCTACTCCACCGCATCCGGTTTGttacagcatcatcatcatcatcatcatcatcatgcgcCATCCCTTCCGGGACCATCCGGAACGAGCAGTATCGGGTTGCTGCTGGAGACGAAAACCAAATTCATACACCGATTGGCACCGAGCCTGCAAGCGCAAAAGCAACGCTTCACCAAGCGAATTAAGAAGGAACTTTAAACCCTACTCATCCCCCCTACCCAGTTCCTCCCACCTCATTTCCACTCTTCTGTGTTGGTGTGGTTAGTTAACGGTCACCACAGAgtaatgttttgtaatttcGCGTATTTGTCTGCATATTTTTTGACTCTTGAttcgcttttcattttttaaattgtaagaACATGTATGGGAAACTGTGGTGTGTCCCCGGGAGGGGAGCAAAGTATCTATCTCGGTTCTGTGTAGAACCGTGTATGCAAATTTTCTCTCGATCCGATGGAAAATGAGGTACAAACGAATGAtttgtcgttgttgtttgtCTGCTAATTTGTACACACGTTTTAGCTTTTAAGTTATGTTGCAttctgcttcttttttgtataattCATAAACCATCCTTCCCCTCCTTCCAAACTGTGCAAACCAATCTTTCCTGTGACCACAACTATTCTACGTGTATGTGCTTTTTCTCATCACTAATTGTGCGTGTTGTCACGTAGATTTGTGAAGGTGTATTAAATGGACAAGCTCATACGCTGTGCTGTTTCGGAAGAGGAGTTCCGACCATCGGGGGAAGGAAGTTAAAGGATAGTGGCTACGAAAGTAATACAGATGATACAAATTTGATTGTAGCAAGACGAATAAAACTAACTAGTGTTAGAATGATGTAAAACGAAAGTGTAAAGTAGTGGGAGTCTGCTAGTGGAATGTCCGAATATCCAATCACTCTTGAgtgttatagttttttttaatgatagtTATAGTTATTACTTACGAGAGGAGGAAGATCTTGCATCAAGAGAGAAGGACCAATACCAACAAGACATCGTTTACCATCATCAGCATGTACCAAGACTTGGATTATCAATACGACGAAAGAAGTAGAATTAGTAGCTTCTACTTAGTGTGGACcattatttgaaacatttatgaGATTCTGAAAGAGTGTACTGTACAACAATCGATGTATAGCACTAACTGTAGAGCTCTGCCAAGTTGCTGTTCCTTCTACAATATATCCTAAATCCATTCTCCAAAAAGATTGCCTTTTGCCAGTCTTCTCCAAGATATCTAAAGCACTCTTTTAAGACAAGTCGATCCTAAAAGATATGCAGATAAGAAATTCCCTTAGACACTCTTCTACaactctcgttttttttcaaatttttattaagaTGTGGGAAATTTCTAAcagagggaaagaaaacaaattaaacgcGTATGTGATATATGCTTTATAATGAACAATAGCGACACTTTACAGGAAACTTAACAAAGAATTTATTCTCACAGTTTGCCgacacaaaacagaaaactaaCAAACGCTACGATGGAACAACATCACCACTCGTGTACCACACGGAGAGCATAAATAAAGCCATCCATTAGTTTAATTATCACTAAAAACTCCTCACTCTCCCACCCCTCCCCCACATTGGTTAGGCATTTTTAGTACGTTTATTGTACCCCTTTCCGGTACAAACATTGGACTAAATAGTTCTATTACACAAACATACCAACTTGCCAATGTGTCCAATCGATACTCCATTGTGTATGTTAGAgtattattgtttcatttactagtttcttttgtttttccactaTCTACAAGGTATgtcttgtttcctttttcctgtgaagtaaggaaaggaaaattagAATTCATTGCAACACTCGCCGAACACGTGTCACTTAAGCTCATTCAACTAATTCAAAATTACTTTCCAACTGATTGTGCCATAGTGCAAATCAAATTCTCACACTGCAATGATTTAATCTGAACGCTACACTAACTCTTGTTGAAGATTACCGTTTGTGGGACATTATGTTTTTTGCTCTTGATGTTTTTATCTATTGCTTAATTCAATATTAAGAGAGGTTGGTTTGGGGCGATTCTGTACCGAGTACTGACGCTAATTTGTATATtgagtttgattttattatcaaTACCGATTGTTCATATCCTGTCTGGGTTGAAtgcatgtctttttttttaaataccaaCGTAAACTTACACCGTACTTTGGCATTTGGTAGGGAGAGAACACAGAGTGTGTTTTATAAAGATTGTATCGGGAATTGGTTTGCTCTCTTACAGATTGTACACGGTTGATTGACTAGAGGTTTTTGGGTGATTGTGAGACGTCCACAGTAAgttaaaactaaacaaaaaacgattATAAAGCCTTCGCATCAAAGATCTTTTGACCGATATGGCCTACAAGAACTGTTAGCCATCTTATCATAATCCCTCAAAGATTCCTAAAGTGATTTAAACAAAGTTATAGGCACCTACCACCCATAGTTAAGAGCATTCAAACGTCTAATAACTGTccctggtttgtttgtttgcatataAATCACTCCCATATACTATCGCTGGATGGATGGACAAAAGGTGGATGGCGTTACGTGTGTGTACAGTAAAAACGGTTGTACAATAAGAAAGTGTACCGAGGCAAGAGGCCCCATGCGCGGTAGTATGCCGATACCCGGGTATAGTGCACGCACAAAGTCTTTGgaaggtatgtgtgtgtgtgtgtgtttgtggtccATATACGTCCAGTGCCAAGATTACGTTGTAAGTCTCACAGGTTAACACGTGCTGTTCGCCTTACCCTTTTCCATGCTTGTTCATTTTCTTACAAAAAATGTGTCTTCAATTAGCTTCCTTCACTAGAGTGTGCGTTATCATGTGCATGTGAATAAGAACCATTTTTTCCTGTCTTCCtccatgtttgtgtgtgtgtgatttttttttttgtttaaatatttataattatgtGTTACAATCGTGTTGCGTATTTTTGAACAGcttaaaaataatcacaaacaTCACGCGAGGTGCACACACTCGTAATCAAAgtcttgttttgtgttgttaccAAGGAAAGGGTAATCTAGACTCTAGACTCTAGATCAAGTGGGATGGGCTACCCTGTCCACGTATGGCATACGCACTGTTCGATACAAAACCGATACTAGTATTTCTAATCGAATCTACATTAAAATTGGATTAGCGTTTTGGGCACATCGATATAACAACAGTGACACAATAGTCGATATCACTACAGTCAGTTGAATTGTTAGGCGGGATCCACTGCCACACTGGGCAACAAGTTCTTCCTGTGAAACAAACAGACCAGAGTGAGCCAACAGGTAGGAAGAGAAAGAGGGCACACGTTTTGTACTTACATCCGGATGCTCGGTATAACATTCCTCTAAACGTCGGCGGGGAAGGAAGTTTAGTTTGGTTTTTACGCAAGGTAACGCTTCCGATTCGTTATGGGAGATCACCTCGGGCTGGGCGGACAGCACCACTCTATCTACTTTGTATTCGTTCTCCACGATGATCATCAACAAATTCGATCGGGGAATACGTTTCGCAAAGTAAGGTTGAAAGAGAAGCCTATATAAGCAATATAGAGGAAATAGTACGTTAGTAGTCGAAATGTAgaatcgttttaaaaatatttgctgcTCACTCCTccattggtggtggtggtggttcatAGAAAAATCCTTCTCCCTTGATAAACTTATCCTGCTGCATCACGTACAGGTTTGATTTCTTATCACACGGTTCGTATACGATCTCCTTCTTAATTTCTTTCGGTCGGTTAAAGTATTCCTCCTCCTCATCGACGTGTATCTTTTTCGGTTTGGATGGGCGCGTatcatcataatcatcgtACTCGTCTGAAAAAGGGAACAGATTCCATTTAATTATTCCATCATCCACTGAAGAGGTTCTCATCCGCACAACACGTACGTCCAAAGTAGTCGGGACTGGGAATACCATGTACCCAAAAGTCGAACCGGGATAACATAATTGCAACTTCCGCAATAAACCACTTTAGGCCAAGCATCAGGACTCGCATGGGCTACGAAAAGTAGATATGTAATACTTTTTAGTGAAGGGACAAAGTTATTACGAAACTAATTTACTCACATGCATTAACGCTATGGCGTCATTTTCTACTACACGCTCGTATTCGCACAAACCCTGAAGATCGAACACGGTGATCATGGTAAAGATTTCCTTGTCGACCATCGACTGCATGATAGCACCTTCAATTTCACCAAAGAATCGGCCAGTATGGTTGGACGTTTCCGACAATACCACGTAACCGTTGTGGTCGATCACGTAGCAGTCTCGAGATTCCGATGCACACGTCTCTATACAATCATCGCACTGGAAAGACGGGAAGACAATCGTTTAAAGATATCAGAATCAAATTCAATAATCGGTATCGATTTCCGATTTCCGTACACACCGTCTTTTTAGAAGTGATCTCCATAAATCGATCGTACATCAGTGAGTGTGTAAATTGAAATCCAGTCACGCAGCCAGGCGCTTCCAGGCCACCATCCCGTGGGAAGATTGCCATCGTTGCCGTCACCTTCAGCTCACCATCTTCCGGTGGGTCAGATTCGTGCGGTACCGAGTACACGAAACTTTTCGGATCGATCTTGTGCTGCAAGATCGCACTACGGTACCACGTTTCGTCGATCGCTTTCTTGTGATAGTCACCAAACTCACTATCCGTGTCGACTTCTACCTCGCCGAAAATGAACTGCCACCGGGTAAGTCCACTCATCGTCGCCACAAACCGTAACGTCGCGTTATACATCTCGATgatctttcgttcgttttcacTCTCAAACTCCCAGTTACGGTAGCTGTTGTTTGTGACCTTCGCATCGAAGATCAGCAGCTGTACCAGCTCCTTGTTGCAGTAATACGCATCGTCGTCTAATGTTTTACGGCCACAGTTCGCTGTTTGGGGAAGGTAAGAGAAAATTATTCGCAACCGAAAACCGAATTCTGCAACAGGAAATTACGTACGTCCATCGGAGCCCTTCTCTTCAGGACCTTCGGGTTCGTACTGTTGCGACCACTTCCACGTAGATTCGTACAATCGGTTCAGGAAATGGCGTAGCTCATCCTCGGGCGTTTTAAATTCATGTCCTTCCAGGTAGTGGTACTTGCAGTAAACCCtgcacgaaacaaaaaggaattttCTCTTGTTCTTCTGCTTTGGTAAAATCATTACTTTACTTACCAGTCCGGGTGTACCTTCCAGTTGTCACCCATGAAGAAATCGGAGATGTTCAATCCCATGTGCTGGTTGCGCTTGATCTCGTCACCCACCTTGATCCAGGTGCTGCCGTAGTCGTTCGGCAGTACCAGTCCGAGTGAGAATGGGGTGTTCTCCAGCGGTGCAAAGTAGTAATCCTGATACTCGAGCGACACTCGTCGCATCTTATCATAGTGAAACCGTACCGGTAACTTCGTCATGTTACCGAACTGCGAATCTACGAGATGCTGACGCAATTCCAATATGAATGGACTCATCTCACGTCCGGTCATGTCCTCTACCTGACGCGTAATGTTCTCATCGTAGATCTGTTCAATTTCCGTCAGATCGATACTGTTGTAGTTCTCTTTCAAGCGCCCATTTGAAACGGGCCTTAGATCCGGATGCATCAGCACATAACCGTTGTTGCTGACGATAAACGAGTATCCGTTGACGCCGAGTTTGTAGGGTAGCGTCAACTCATCGAGATCCTCTACCGGGATGTCCGTTCCGGCCACCCCTAGCAGGCGTGCGGTTCGTGTTTCATTGTAGTGATTAGCTTTCCGATCGAATGCGGGTGCTCCGACAGCTATCATCAGTCGCGGTGGTTCATCATCGTCCGCTTCCGTTAGTAGGTTTTCCTGTGTCGGTaaaatgaagataaatttGCTTGAAGATATCACTTTACCGGAACTCTCTATTCCACACTTACTGCTGTGTCGGTGAATGCATGCGTCCATGTTGGCGGATGTTCTACACCCTGCAATACTAGCGGTGTTGCGATCACGGTTACGTACTTCAGTACCTCCTCTTGCACCTCGTCCAACGATTGAATGTGTGAGTAGTAGCCACGATTCAGACAAGCCATCCATTGGATTTCACGCACCTTGGTGACTTCGCGACCCAGCAAATAGGTGAACACACGCACCGGGATTTTCGTACCATTCTCAAACCAATTGTACGCCTCGAACACCTCCGTAATGTTGCTGGGCACACCGTCGGTAATAAGCATGATCGCTTGATTGCAACCACTCACTGATTCGTTACACCGACGTATCTCGCGATActgtaaagaaaaatgttccCGTTTTTGTTGAGAATACCCAGGACATCCTCTAATCGGTAGACTGCAAAACACTTGCCTTCTGTAAAAGCTCAAAAGCGGCTACGAAAGCCTTCTTTACATTAGCATACCCTTCCGGTAGAAGCTCACGTACGTATTCGTTGAAGAAACGCATATTTTCCGGAGTCGCCTGTACTAACATGTCCTGAAGAACGAAGGAATTGAATTCAAATACTTTCTCTTTTCAAGAATCTCCAAATCTCACCTTAAAGCAAGGTACTAACGGTTCCACATCGTTCGAGTATTtgtaaatgtttataaaatcattgttggaaaatgtgtcGAGAATGCTTTTCACCGTCAACTGTGCAATATAGTTACGGTAGCCCGTCATTGAACCGGAATTATCCAGCAGAATAACGATATCTTTCGAGCAGGTTGCCGTTTCGATGTACCAAGAACGCTTGCGGCAATCGAACGTGTCCACGTGCTCACGGTTCCATTCCAGCGCGGGATAGTGTCGCAGCATCCCTGTGTATGAGCCGAAGTACTGCCATGAAAGTGCCGGATCGGAGTTGTAGTTCTGCAGAAACACATCGTCCAACGATTCGGACCATTGGAGCGCTTCCAATACCCATGGGTAACGGTCGTACACGTTCTGCGGTACATGGACCGAGCTGTACGACGTGTTGACCGATATGTTGAAGAAGTGTGTGTCCGGATTGAGCGACATGTTTCGATACATCCATGCATTTTCTTGTAAAGTCTCCGGCAGCTCAGGTTCTGGACGTCCATCAATCTGCAGATGATGATCGGTGAAaggtaatttaataaaacattttcgcGAGATCTCTTACAAATAGTTCCCAAAACTTACATTCGAGT
Proteins encoded in this window:
- the LOC125766581 gene encoding voltage-dependent calcium channel subunit alpha-2/delta-3 — encoded protein: MRLPIVAGMPSRKFLLGSIVFLLWIKLPNQPVGASAATEIMEKWADNFGEELWDLAQRMTKAMEITAKYKAYNARVEHKDGTALIQSIVENVGRMFIRKMDAIKCIINLAEELSEQFEYNETLADNFSYYSSKYSNIDGRPEPELPETLQENAWMYRNMSLNPDTHFFNISVNTSYSSVHVPQNVYDRYPWVLEALQWSESLDDVFLQNYNSDPALSWQYFGSYTGMLRHYPALEWNREHVDTFDCRKRSWYIETATCSKDIVILLDNSGSMTGYRNYIAQLTVKSILDTFSNNDFINIYKYSNDVEPLVPCFKDMLVQATPENMRFFNEYVRELLPEGYANVKKAFVAAFELLQKYREIRRCNESVSGCNQAIMLITDGVPSNITEVFEAYNWFENGTKIPVRVFTYLLGREVTKVREIQWMACLNRGYYSHIQSLDEVQEEVLKYVTVIATPLVLQGVEHPPTWTHAFTDTAENLLTEADDDEPPRLMIAVGAPAFDRKANHYNETRTARLLGVAGTDIPVEDLDELTLPYKLGVNGYSFIVSNNGYVLMHPDLRPVSNGRLKENYNSIDLTEIEQIYDENITRQVEDMTGREMSPFILELRQHLVDSQFGNMTKLPVRFHYDKMRRVSLEYQDYYFAPLENTPFSLGLVLPNDYGSTWIKVGDEIKRNQHMGLNISDFFMGDNWKVHPDWVYCKYHYLEGHEFKTPEDELRHFLNRLYESTWKWSQQYEPEGPEEKGSDGPNCGRKTLDDDAYYCNKELVQLLIFDAKVTNNSYRNWEFESENERKIIEMYNATLRFVATMSGLTRWQFIFGEVEVDTDSEFGDYHKKAIDETWYRSAILQHKIDPKSFVYSVPHESDPPEDGELKVTATMAIFPRDGGLEAPGCVTGFQFTHSLMYDRFMEITSKKTCDDCIETCASESRDCYVIDHNGYVVLSETSNHTGRFFGEIEGAIMQSMVDKEIFTMITVFDLQGLCEYERVVENDAIALMHPMRVLMLGLKWFIAEVAIMLSRFDFWVHGIPSPDYFGHEYDDYDDTRPSKPKKIHVDEEEEYFNRPKEIKKEIVYEPCDKKSNLYVMQQDKFIKGEGFFYEPPPPPMEELLFQPYFAKRIPRSNLLMIIVENEYKVDRVVLSAQPEVISHNESEALPCVKTKLNFLPRRRLEECYTEHPDEELVAQCGSGSRLTIQLTVVISTIVSLLLYRCAQNANPILM
- the LOC125766595 gene encoding protein adenylyltransferase Fic, translating into MTFDIERKRLELCYGTFGTNANGTSTTKATERKRRKSSTSSEQSTLHRHRKRSVSETKPSPNKQRWQQHLRQTKCHVITIFASGVLFSVLMLILLDFVPSSPHRQPEGSIRRVGSEGGRALYAPRHLPDESMLRLADETRVMEPYLPARKLATPSDEKQDTLTNEQEALGSLKMALEMKQLGKDDKALRLFQHALALSPKHPEILTKYGEFLEHNQQDVVSADQYYTQALTVNPYYSEALANRERTAHIVEQMDAKRFEALDRKRDALSSVHASNMALKRAEKEAYIQHIYHSVGIEGNTMSLAQTRSILETRMAVDGKSIDEHNEILGLDAALKYINATLVNKNDYITLKDILEIHRRVLGHVDPIEGGEFRRTQVYVGGHIPPGPGDLAILMGRFENWLNSEQVFLMHPVKYAAMAHYKLVHIHPFSDGNGRTSRLLMNTLLMRAGYPPVIIQKQHRHKYYNFLQLANEGDIRPFVRFIADCTERTLDLYLWATSELSHPVPLLAQESMEGMPLIFNSFTDYGADVGSGAGDTIRIGVI